A single region of the Amphiprion ocellaris isolate individual 3 ecotype Okinawa chromosome 4, ASM2253959v1, whole genome shotgun sequence genome encodes:
- the si:dkeyp-75b4.8 gene encoding lipopolysaccharide-induced tumor necrosis factor-alpha factor homolog, which produces MEPPSYEEASRQPPAGVTETSTFSPPPAYDASLPSPPTPPPTYGEAVTVQPDPFPVLTPPSVPTAVTSNRQNTGVTVHPVTQIGVTAPHRGRRTQTVVTQPRPVPVSVSYLTDSPALVRCPRCHHLVTTKVQYVPGRAAWCLCVLLTLMGLVCGFCLIPLMVHGLQDVHHSCPRCETPLHVYMR; this is translated from the exons ATGGAACCTCCTTCATATGAGGAGGCCAGTCGCCAGCCTCCTGCTGGGGTCACAGAAACTTCCACCTTCTCCCCTCCCCCAGCGTACGACGCCTCCCTGCCGTCCCCCCCAACACCTCCACCCACCTACGGAGAAGCAG ttacAGTCCAGCCAGATCCATTTCCTGTCCTGACTCCTCCCTCAGTGCCAACTGCAGTGACCTCAAACCGCCAAAACACCGGAGTCACGGTCCATCCAGTCACGCAAA TCGGTGTAACGGCGCCTCACAGGGGCAGACGGACTCAGACGGTCGTGACTCAGCCTCGGCCGGTTCCCGTCTCGGTGTCGTACCTGACAGACTCCCCCGCGTTGGTTCGATGCCCACGTTGCCACCACCTGGTCACCACTAAAGTCCAGTATGTTCCTGGAAGAGCTGCTTGGTGCCTGTGCGTCCTCCTCACACTGATGGG GTTGGTCTgtggtttctgtctcattccATTGATGGTTCATGGATTACAGGACGTTCATCACTCCTGTCCGCGGTGTGAAACTCCACTGCATGTTTACATGAGATGA
- the zgc:136472 gene encoding protein disulfide-isomerase, with translation MKRSLLLGVTAFCLCLFATANTSQRDESFPKKDGVLQLEKGNFNRALRKYKQLLVHFYAPLTVQGFRVTAAFEGAAAELQRSEVKLATLDVTKEKELAKDLSATDQHTIRLYLSGDKHNPVPCPDPQNSASILTWLKRRAGSAADLITDLSQSEASEELTVVGFFKELNHEYVQMFYAAAIDLPDVNFAVTQNDDVVTKYGLTYDVVLLLKKSKLIQAYKMTPQTSKEELIVFITVFQMDPVTEYNGQTATQILSSPVLNHALLFVNKSSDDFEEIFSAFNSAAEAFRLKILFVYVNVDEPRNGRMMEYFRVRDFEAPLIRLVNLTDHVTYHLPSDTLNVDIITEFCRSYLEGKAKPKMQSEPIPEGWDEKPVKELVGMNLEKVAFHPNKTVFVLFYLPYSRESRALFPLWEELAEAFKQRQEVVIARIDASANDINMSMQGAYPSLCLFPAMYAERVVVYTGKRKVDDLVKFVEKEMEKAKNYRVKEDEDRRKYTEAFEAEEAKRANKTKDEL, from the exons ATGAAGAGGTCGCTGCTGCTGGGCGTGACGGCCTTCTGCCTCTGCTTGTTTGCCACCGCCAACACGAGTCAACGAGACGAATCTTTCCCCAAGAAGGATGGAGTTTTACAGCTGGAGAAGGGAAACTTCAACAGGGCACTGAGGAAATACAAGCAGCTGCTGGTGCACTTCT ATGCTCCTCTAACTGTGCAGGGCTTTCGGGTGACGGCAGCGTTCGAAGGCGCCGCTGCAGAGCTTCAGAGGTCGGAGGTCAAACTCGCAACGCTTGATGTGACAAAGGAGAAGGAGCTAGCTAAAGATCTCAGCGCTACAGACCAACACACCATCAGACTGTACCTGTCAGGAGATAAACACAACCCTGTACCCTGCCCTG ATCCTCAGAACTCCGCCTCCATCTTGACCTGGCTGAAACGGAGGGCAGGATCTGCTGCTGACCTCATCACTgatctcagccaatcagaggcctcGGAGGAGCTGACAGTGGTCGGATTCTTTAAG gagCTGAACCATGAGTACGTCCAGATGTTCTATGCTGCAGCGATCGACCTTCCTGACGTTAACTTTGCCGTGACGCAGAATGATGACGTCGTCACCAAATATGGTCTCACGTATGatgttgttctgctgctcaaAAAG TCTAAACTCATCCAGGCTTACAAAATGACGCCTCAGACGTCTAAAGAGGAGCTGATCGTCTTTATCACCGTCTTCCAGATGGATCCAGTCACTGAGTACAACGGACAG ACAGCCACTCAGATCTTATCCTCGCCTGTATTAAACCATGCACTTCTCTTTGTCAACAAAAGCTCGGATGACTTTGAAGagattttctctgctttcaACAGCGCTGCAGAGGCTTTCAGGCTGAAG ATTTTGTTCGTGTATGTGAACGTGGACGAGCCTCGTAACGGCAGGATGATGGAATACTTCCGGGTTCGCGACTTTGAGGCTCCTCTCATCCGACTGGTCAACCTGACAGATCATGTGACCTACCACCTGCCGTCTGACACCCTCAACGTAGACATCATTACAGAGTTCTGCCGGTCCTACCTGGAGGGCAAAGCTAAG CCGAAGATGCAGAGTGAACCGATACCTGAAGGATGGGACGAGAAGCCGGTGAAGGAGCTGGTGGGAATGAATCTGGAGAAAGTTGCCTTTCACCCCAACAAGACTGTTTTTGTCCTGTTCT ATCTGCCCTACAGTCGGGAGTCTCGCGCTCTATTTCCGCTGTGGGAGGAACTCGCCGAGGCCTTCAAACAGCGACAGGAAGTGGTCATCGCTCGCATCGACGCATCGGCCAACGACATCAACATGTCGATGCAGGGAGCGTACCCGTCGCTCTGCCTGTTTCCTGCTATGTACGCTGAAAGG gtGGTGGTTTACACTGGAAAAAGGAAGGTGGATGACCTGGTTAAGTTTGTAGAAAAGGAGATGGAGAAAGCCAAAAACTACAGAGTTAAG gaagatgaagacaggaggAAGTACACGGAGGCTTTCGAAGCTGAAGAGGCAAAAAGAGCCAACAAAACCAAAGATGAGCTTTAA